The nucleotide window CAACGAGAGCATTTAATATCTGAGCTTTTAATCAACAAATCCATTAAAAACTATGAATTGGTGTTGATTGATAAAAATGGAGACCATGTAAATTGTTACACCAGCATAGTTTTGTTATGTGATGAAAACAACATTCCCTATAAATTGATTGGTTCATTAAGGGATATAAGTTTGCGCAAATCGGTCGAATCTGAAAACACAAAACTACTATCTGCAATTGAACAAAGTCCGGTTTCGGTTGTAATAACTAACATCGAGGGAAACATCGAATACATAAATCCCAAGTTCAGTCAAATTTCAGGCTATTCGAAAAAGGAAATTCTTGGAGCAAATCCCAGAATTCTTAAATCAGGGAAACAAGAGGATTCTTTTTATCACAAATTATGGACAAGCATAAGCAATGGAAAAGTTTGGAAAGGTGAGTTTCTAAATAAACGAAAAGACGGAAGCTTATTTTGGGAAACAGCTACCATTGCTCCCATTAAAGATGAAAAAGGGAAAACAACACACTATTTTGCTGTAAAAGAAGATATTACCTCACTTAAAAACATCCAAAGCAGACTGGAAGAAAGTGAAGAGCATTATCGTATATTATTTTATGAAGCACCAAATGGCTATCAATCATTAAATAAAAAAGGTGTAATTCTTGAAGTCAACCCTGCCTGGTGCAAACTTTTAGGCTACTCAAAAGAAGAAGCCATTGGCCATAATATTCGAGAATTTTTGAATGATAATTCCAAAGAAAAACTCAAGGACGCTTTCGCTCAGTTTTTCTTAAATGGATATATTAGCAATTTGGAAATGACATTTAAGCATAAAGAGGGAAGGCAGCTAGATACTATCGTAAATGGCCGGATAGGGAAGAATACAGATGGCACATTTAAACAAACACATTGCATTTTATCTGACATTTCAGAGCGTAAAGTCTATGAAAAACAATTGCATTTGGCAAAATCAAAAGCTGAAGAATCTGATCGCTTAAAGACAGCTTTTTTGGCGAATATGTCTCACGAAATAAGAACCCCTATGAATGCTATTCTTGGGTTTTCTAATTTATTACGTGAACCATCCATCAGCAAAGATGAAATGTTCGATTATGTCAGTATAATAAATCAAAGGGGTAACGACCTTTTGCAAATTATTTCGGATATAATTGATATTTCAAGAATTGAAGCAGGAGATATTCGTATGGTCATGGAAAAGATTTCCATAAATCATCTAATCAAAGAAATACATGCTAGTTTTCTAAAAATTCTTGAATTCAATGACAAAAGCCATATTCGACTTTTATTGGATGCAGACTCACTACCCGATGAAGCTGTTATAGAAGCCGATTCTGTTCGATTAAAACAAGTATTTGAAAATTTACTTCAAAATGCTATTAAATTCACAAGTGATGGATTTATTAAAATAGGCTACAAGAAGAGTTATAACAGTATCGAATTTTTCATTCAGGATTCAGGTATTGGAATTGAACCTGATAAACAGAAAATAGTTTTTGAAAGATTCAGGCAGGCAAACGACACGCACACGCGTGACTTTGGAGGTACTGGTTTAGGCTTGGCGATTTCTAAGAATATCGTGAATCTCTTAGGTGGAGAAATGACACTTACTTCGACCATTGGTAAAGGAACAACATTCTTTTTCACGCTACCTTATTCCAATGAATTAATGGAAGATGCTATCAATACAGATGGTATTAAAGATGCTATCTATGACCAACTTGATTTAAGTGGAAAAACCATTCTGATTGTTGAGGATGTCAGTTCAAATTATATTTTCCTGGAATCAGTGTTAAACCGATTTAATGCCACAATCATTTGGGCAAAAGATGGTTTAAGTGCTATCGATATTGCTAAAAACAATCCAGACATAGACTTGGTATTGATGGATATAAGAATGCCGGGTATAAATGGATATATTGCGACAACAAGAATTCGAGAGTTTAATCCAGATATACCAATTATTGCCCAAACTGCATATGCTTTGTCCGATGACAGGGAAAAAGCAATTTCAGCCGGATGCAATGACTATCTGGCAAAACCAATAAATTTAAACGATTTAAAAAGTATGTTGGCTAAATATATTTAGCAACCACAACCACCGCTGCCACAACTACCATCATCGCAACCACTGGGTTCACAA belongs to Bacteroidota bacterium and includes:
- a CDS encoding PAS domain S-box protein, yielding QREHLISELLINKSIKNYELVLIDKNGDHVNCYTSIVLLCDENNIPYKLIGSLRDISLRKSVESENTKLLSAIEQSPVSVVITNIEGNIEYINPKFSQISGYSKKEILGANPRILKSGKQEDSFYHKLWTSISNGKVWKGEFLNKRKDGSLFWETATIAPIKDEKGKTTHYFAVKEDITSLKNIQSRLEESEEHYRILFYEAPNGYQSLNKKGVILEVNPAWCKLLGYSKEEAIGHNIREFLNDNSKEKLKDAFAQFFLNGYISNLEMTFKHKEGRQLDTIVNGRIGKNTDGTFKQTHCILSDISERKVYEKQLHLAKSKAEESDRLKTAFLANMSHEIRTPMNAILGFSNLLREPSISKDEMFDYVSIINQRGNDLLQIISDIIDISRIEAGDIRMVMEKISINHLIKEIHASFLKILEFNDKSHIRLLLDADSLPDEAVIEADSVRLKQVFENLLQNAIKFTSDGFIKIGYKKSYNSIEFFIQDSGIGIEPDKQKIVFERFRQANDTHTRDFGGTGLGLAISKNIVNLLGGEMTLTSTIGKGTTFFFTLPYSNELMEDAINTDGIKDAIYDQLDLSGKTILIVEDVSSNYIFLESVLNRFNATIIWAKDGLSAIDIAKNNPDIDLVLMDIRMPGINGYIATTRIREFNPDIPIIAQTAYALSDDREKAISAGCNDYLAKPINLNDLKSMLAKYI